The Streptomyces sp. NBC_00344 genome includes a window with the following:
- a CDS encoding glycosyltransferase family 2 protein — MTIKVSVVIPVYNPGVYIEDCVASVLRQSLPADAYEAIFVDDGSTDGTAARLDELAADHPLIRVIHQENSGWSGKPRNVGIDASRGEYVMFVDNDDWLGDEALERMYAYGVAHRADVVVGKMAGRGRAVPRELFRVNRPHATVGNAPLIDSLTPHKMFRRAFLDERELRFPEGRRRLEDHVFVTEAYLTASRVAVLSDYVCYHHVRREDAANAGLRQIEPVGYFSDLREALDVVEKYTEPGPLRDKLYRRWFRNEMIERMRGERLLSKPEEHRRAMFHEMHRVAAERFGPGVLEGLAPTQQIVGELIAADRYPDVEDFARWERGIGAYTELTDLAWDGGLLRVGFSAGIRAGAEPVRFLDKDGTEQILVPAGKAGRGPLDGLAVKPPARTGSAKVDLVLRERSSSAEFYQPVEFIRERLAGPEQGEFGLELRATAHISPETAAGGAPLARGIWDVVVRVHLSGWTKDTRLGSARTEAATLGCRAAFVGEPPRTVVPYWTRPHDNLSLDVGHTTGRLAHDLANLAEQDVRVLAEPLLIEALLPVHDGTAEGVPAVLHLTEEARTGRTLRAGATLIKDNSGTMMSAKRPREQLAGGTWQLALSLPDDEGGRRTRLPLVLVASRTTGSLSLRRSRDGLTQRSAGLAVKFRTGFLRRVARRVRRRTRR; from the coding sequence ATGACGATCAAGGTCAGCGTGGTCATACCCGTCTACAACCCGGGCGTCTACATCGAGGACTGTGTGGCGTCGGTGCTGCGGCAGAGCCTGCCCGCCGACGCCTACGAGGCGATATTCGTCGACGACGGCTCCACCGACGGAACCGCGGCCCGGCTGGACGAGCTCGCCGCCGACCACCCCCTGATACGCGTGATCCACCAGGAGAACTCCGGCTGGTCGGGCAAGCCCCGCAACGTCGGCATCGACGCGTCCCGCGGCGAGTACGTGATGTTCGTGGACAACGACGACTGGCTGGGCGACGAAGCGCTGGAGCGGATGTACGCCTACGGAGTGGCGCACCGGGCGGACGTCGTCGTCGGCAAGATGGCGGGCCGGGGCCGTGCGGTGCCGCGGGAACTGTTCCGGGTGAACCGACCGCACGCCACCGTCGGGAACGCCCCGCTGATCGACAGCCTCACCCCGCACAAGATGTTCCGCCGGGCCTTCCTCGACGAGCGGGAGCTGCGCTTCCCCGAGGGCAGGCGCCGCCTGGAGGACCATGTCTTCGTCACCGAGGCCTATCTGACCGCGAGCCGTGTCGCGGTGCTGAGCGACTACGTGTGCTATCACCACGTCAGACGTGAGGACGCCGCCAACGCGGGCCTGCGGCAGATCGAACCGGTGGGGTATTTCTCCGATCTCCGCGAGGCCCTCGACGTGGTCGAGAAGTACACCGAGCCCGGTCCGCTGCGGGACAAGCTGTACCGCCGGTGGTTCCGCAACGAGATGATCGAACGGATGCGCGGCGAGCGGCTGCTGTCCAAGCCGGAAGAGCATCGCCGGGCGATGTTCCACGAGATGCACCGGGTCGCCGCCGAGCGGTTCGGCCCCGGCGTTCTGGAGGGGCTGGCGCCGACCCAGCAGATCGTCGGGGAGCTGATCGCAGCGGACCGCTATCCGGATGTGGAGGACTTCGCCCGCTGGGAGAGGGGCATCGGGGCGTACACCGAGTTGACGGACCTCGCCTGGGACGGCGGACTGCTGCGGGTCGGTTTCTCGGCAGGGATACGGGCCGGAGCGGAGCCGGTCCGCTTTCTGGACAAGGACGGTACGGAGCAGATCCTGGTGCCGGCGGGAAAGGCCGGCCGGGGGCCGCTCGACGGTCTCGCGGTGAAACCGCCCGCCCGTACCGGCTCGGCGAAGGTCGATCTGGTCCTGCGGGAGCGCTCCAGTTCCGCCGAGTTCTACCAGCCCGTGGAGTTCATCAGGGAACGCCTGGCAGGGCCGGAACAGGGCGAGTTCGGACTGGAACTGCGGGCGACCGCGCACATCTCACCCGAGACCGCGGCGGGCGGCGCCCCGCTGGCCCGGGGCATCTGGGATGTGGTGGTCCGGGTTCACCTGTCCGGATGGACCAAGGACACCAGGCTCGGATCGGCACGGACCGAGGCGGCCACTCTCGGGTGCCGGGCGGCTTTCGTGGGTGAGCCGCCGCGCACCGTCGTCCCGTACTGGACCCGCCCGCACGACAACCTCTCCCTCGACGTCGGGCATACGACCGGCCGGCTCGCGCACGACCTGGCGAACCTCGCCGAGCAGGATGTCCGGGTGCTGGCGGAGCCGCTGCTGATCGAGGCCCTGCTGCCGGTGCACGACGGTACGGCCGAGGGGGTCCCGGCCGTACTCCACCTCACCGAGGAGGCGCGCACCGGACGCACGCTGCGGGCCGGGGCCACGCTGATCAAGGACAACAGCGGCACGATGATGAGCGCGAAGCGGCCGAGGGAGCAACTGGCCGGCGGTACCTGGCAGCTGGCGCTGAGTCTCCCCGACGACGAGGGCGGCCGGCGTACGCGGCTGCCGCTCGTGCTGGTCGCGTCGAGGACCACCGGCTCCCTGTCGCTCCGCCGCTCACGCGACGGGCTGACGCAGCGGAGTGCGGGGCTCGCCGTGAAGTTCCGCACCGGATTCCTGCGCCGGGTGGCTCGCCGTGTCCGGCGCAGGACCCGACGGTAG
- a CDS encoding carbohydrate ABC transporter permease, with the protein MTTAAQAPADGVPADRATARPVAKPKQSTASRIAARTGGSVMRVFLVLVGLFWLMPTIGLLLSSLRGSSDIAATGWWKVFTAPSQLTFDNYSRILDNKVITDSLLSTVEITVPATVLVVVIGSLAGYAFAWMDFPGRDWWFLIVVGLLVVPVQVALIPVSKLFGAIGLFETTAGVVIFHVAFGLPFAIFLLRNFFAEIPRELLEAARLDGAGEIRLFTRVVMPLGGPAIASLGIFQFLWVWNDMLVALIFADSKHPPITVALQQQVRQFGNNIDVLAPGAFVSMVIPLAVFFAFQRQFVSGVMAGAVK; encoded by the coding sequence ATGACCACCGCAGCCCAGGCCCCGGCCGACGGGGTGCCGGCGGACCGGGCAACCGCCCGACCGGTCGCGAAGCCGAAGCAGTCGACTGCCTCGCGGATCGCCGCCCGTACGGGTGGCAGCGTGATGCGGGTCTTTCTCGTCCTGGTCGGCCTGTTCTGGCTGATGCCGACGATCGGCCTGCTGCTCTCCTCGCTGCGCGGCTCGTCCGACATCGCGGCGACCGGCTGGTGGAAGGTGTTCACCGCCCCCTCCCAGCTCACCTTCGACAACTACTCCAGAATCCTCGACAACAAGGTCATCACCGACTCCCTCCTCAGTACGGTCGAGATCACCGTCCCGGCCACCGTCCTGGTCGTGGTGATCGGTTCACTGGCCGGATACGCCTTTGCCTGGATGGATTTCCCGGGCCGCGACTGGTGGTTCCTGATCGTGGTGGGGCTGCTGGTCGTGCCGGTCCAGGTCGCCCTGATCCCTGTCTCGAAGCTCTTCGGGGCGATCGGCCTCTTCGAGACCACGGCCGGGGTGGTCATCTTCCATGTGGCCTTCGGCCTGCCCTTCGCGATCTTCCTGCTGCGGAACTTCTTCGCGGAGATCCCCAGGGAGTTGCTCGAAGCGGCGCGCCTGGACGGGGCAGGCGAGATACGGCTCTTCACCCGGGTCGTGATGCCACTGGGCGGCCCCGCCATCGCCTCGCTCGGCATCTTCCAGTTCCTGTGGGTCTGGAACGACATGCTGGTCGCACTGATCTTCGCCGACTCCAAGCACCCGCCGATCACGGTGGCCCTCCAGCAGCAGGTCAGACAGTTCGGCAACAACATCGACGTGCTCGCACCCGGCGCCTTTGTGTCGATGGTGATTCCGCTGGCGGTGTTCTTCGCCTTCCAGCGGCAGTTCGTGAGCGGTGTGATGGCGGGGGCGGTCAAGTAG
- a CDS encoding carbohydrate ABC transporter permease, producing the protein MTTAVAGGATKEAPPAGKPRKSVTGTRKAMAAGFLLPALVLLGALVVYPIGYSVYRSFFDQSGSGFIGIDNYTTLFTDDSIRTAIKNTAIWVVVAPTVATVLGLIFAVLTERVRWGTAFKLVVFMPMAISMLAAGIIFRLVYEQDPGRGVANAVWVGVHDTFADSAGYPGAHPLPVAPLKAGGGGSYVTKQPVRAGTAVQLPLVGVLPAKMPSSAKPAVAPKPAGGSITGTAWLDFTLGGGGKPNVIGPKELGLKGVTIEAVKDGTVVASAKAAADGTFTLPAKADGALLRLPDSNFREPYNGANWLGPTLVTPAIIGSYVWMWAGFAMVLIAAGLAGLPRELLEQARVDGANEWQVFRRITIPLLGPVLAVVMVTLMINVLKIFDLVFIVAPGSSQDDANVLALQLYRSSFGTDADLGVGSAIAVLLLLLVVPIMLVNIRRMRKEGRR; encoded by the coding sequence ATGACCACAGCTGTCGCGGGGGGCGCCACCAAGGAGGCGCCCCCCGCAGGAAAGCCACGCAAGAGCGTGACAGGCACACGTAAGGCGATGGCGGCCGGCTTTCTGCTGCCCGCCCTGGTGCTGCTCGGCGCGCTCGTCGTCTACCCGATCGGGTACTCGGTCTACCGGTCGTTCTTCGACCAGTCGGGCTCCGGTTTCATCGGCATCGACAACTACACGACACTCTTCACCGACGACTCGATCCGCACCGCGATCAAGAACACCGCGATCTGGGTCGTGGTGGCGCCGACGGTCGCCACCGTGCTCGGTCTGATCTTCGCCGTCCTCACCGAACGGGTCCGCTGGGGCACCGCGTTCAAGCTCGTCGTCTTCATGCCGATGGCGATCTCGATGCTCGCGGCGGGCATCATCTTCCGGCTGGTGTACGAGCAGGACCCGGGCCGCGGCGTCGCCAACGCCGTCTGGGTGGGCGTGCACGACACCTTCGCCGATTCGGCCGGCTATCCGGGGGCGCATCCGCTGCCGGTGGCTCCGCTGAAGGCGGGCGGCGGGGGCTCGTACGTCACCAAGCAGCCGGTGCGGGCCGGCACCGCTGTGCAACTGCCGCTGGTCGGCGTGCTCCCGGCGAAGATGCCGTCGTCGGCGAAGCCGGCCGTCGCGCCCAAGCCGGCCGGTGGCTCGATCACCGGGACCGCCTGGCTGGACTTCACCCTGGGCGGCGGCGGCAAGCCCAATGTCATCGGCCCCAAGGAACTCGGCCTCAAGGGCGTCACCATCGAGGCGGTCAAGGACGGCACCGTGGTGGCAAGCGCCAAGGCCGCCGCCGACGGCACGTTCACCCTGCCGGCGAAGGCGGACGGCGCGCTGCTGCGGCTGCCCGACTCCAACTTCCGTGAGCCGTACAACGGCGCCAACTGGCTGGGCCCGACCCTGGTGACCCCCGCGATCATCGGCAGCTACGTCTGGATGTGGGCCGGGTTCGCGATGGTGCTGATCGCGGCGGGCCTCGCCGGGCTGCCCCGTGAACTCCTGGAACAGGCACGGGTGGACGGCGCCAACGAGTGGCAGGTGTTCCGCCGGATCACCATCCCGCTGCTCGGACCGGTCCTCGCGGTGGTCATGGTCACCCTGATGATCAATGTGCTGAAGATCTTCGACCTGGTCTTCATCGTCGCGCCGGGTTCCTCGCAGGACGACGCGAACGTACTGGCCCTCCAGCTCTACCGTTCCTCGTTCGGTACGGACGCGGACCTCGGCGTGGGCAGCGCGATCGCGGTGCTCCTGCTGCTGCTGGTCGTCCCGATCATGCTGGTCAATATCCGCAGAATGCGGAAGGAGGGGCGCCGATGA
- a CDS encoding ABC transporter substrate-binding protein translates to MRTTGTAGTALRSRKAVLAVVAVGSLVLTAGCGSDSKDDGGSKAPDKSGASASGVKLPKLNGTKLEVAAVWTGPEQANFIKVLKEFEKRTGASVTFVPAQDPIVNFLGTKIAGGSPPDVAMMPQVGAITQAVAKKWAKPVGADAKAQLDKNYSQVWKDLGAVDGKQYGVYFKAANKSLVWYNTKAFQNAGASEPKTWPDFIKTAQTVSASGVTPVSVGGADGWTLTDWFENVYLSQAGPDKYDQLAQHKIKWTDPSVKAALTTLAQLFGKPSLISGGADGALQTEFPASVTQTFTGGDQPKGAMVFEGDFVQTNIAQTKAKVGTDAKVFPFPAVGDKSPVVTGGDAAVVLKDSKGAQALLTWLASTDAAKIAASSGGFISPNKGLDAGAYPNDVQRTMAKALVAAGDDIRFDMSDQAPQSFGGTPGKGEWKDLQDFLKKPKDIAGAQQKLESDAAKAYKN, encoded by the coding sequence ATGCGCACAACTGGCACAGCAGGTACAGCTCTACGCTCACGCAAGGCCGTTCTGGCGGTCGTGGCCGTGGGGTCGCTCGTCCTCACTGCGGGATGCGGCAGCGACAGCAAGGACGACGGGGGCAGCAAGGCCCCGGACAAGAGCGGCGCTTCCGCCTCCGGGGTGAAACTGCCGAAACTCAACGGCACCAAGCTCGAGGTCGCCGCCGTCTGGACGGGCCCCGAGCAGGCGAACTTCATCAAGGTGCTCAAGGAGTTCGAGAAGCGCACCGGGGCGTCCGTCACCTTCGTCCCCGCGCAGGACCCGATCGTCAACTTCCTCGGTACGAAGATCGCCGGCGGATCCCCGCCCGATGTGGCGATGATGCCGCAGGTCGGAGCGATCACCCAGGCGGTCGCCAAGAAGTGGGCGAAGCCGGTGGGCGCCGACGCCAAGGCCCAGCTGGACAAGAACTACTCGCAGGTCTGGAAGGACCTCGGCGCGGTCGACGGCAAGCAGTACGGCGTGTACTTCAAGGCCGCCAACAAGTCGCTCGTCTGGTACAACACCAAGGCCTTCCAGAACGCGGGCGCGAGCGAGCCCAAGACCTGGCCGGACTTCATCAAGACCGCGCAGACCGTCTCGGCATCGGGTGTCACCCCGGTCTCGGTCGGCGGCGCGGACGGCTGGACCCTCACCGACTGGTTCGAGAACGTCTATCTGTCCCAGGCGGGACCGGACAAGTACGACCAGCTCGCCCAGCACAAGATCAAGTGGACGGATCCTTCGGTGAAGGCCGCGCTGACCACCCTGGCGCAGCTCTTCGGGAAGCCGTCGCTCATCTCGGGCGGCGCGGACGGTGCGCTGCAGACCGAGTTCCCCGCTTCCGTCACCCAGACCTTCACCGGCGGCGACCAGCCCAAGGGGGCCATGGTCTTCGAGGGCGACTTCGTGCAGACGAACATCGCCCAGACCAAGGCGAAGGTCGGCACCGACGCCAAGGTGTTCCCCTTCCCGGCGGTGGGTGACAAGTCCCCGGTGGTCACCGGTGGTGACGCGGCAGTGGTCCTCAAGGACTCCAAGGGCGCCCAGGCGCTGCTGACCTGGCTGGCCTCCACCGACGCCGCGAAGATCGCGGCATCGTCCGGCGGCTTCATCTCGCCCAACAAGGGCCTGGACGCCGGGGCTTACCCCAACGACGTGCAGCGCACCATGGCGAAGGCCCTGGTCGCGGCGGGCGACGACATCCGCTTCGACATGTCGGACCAGGCACCGCAGTCCTTCGGCGGCACGCCGGGCAAGGGCGAGTGGAAAGACCTCCAGGACTTCCTGAAGAAGCCGAAGGACATCGCGGGGGCCCAGCAGAAGCTGGAATCCGACGCGGCCAAGGCCTACAAGAACTGA
- a CDS encoding FtsK/SpoIIIE domain-containing protein — MQIRLTVLAPRSGRSASEARSCDVLVTAPAGAALATVASGLATTVAGPDGPGSGSIVLYAGRHRLDLQRCALGEPPLVDGAVLSLQIPAGDDDPGDGAAAQLQVVAGPDAGGVHLLHSGQIRIGRSGDADVPLDDPDVSRLHCAVTVADDGRVTVADLGSTNGTTLDGTHVDGRPVRMAPGALLRVGESALRITSAAGSADSGPVTAVPDGEGHLRVTRPGHGGSGTDPDTPPGRSGREHGSAAAGADHPAGAPAEHSGPGRDAGVGRIPTRTGPQSGGHSSRRVSARGDETARDPYSNLYDEAAAAYAQDPGFGPRGRQGTPARGTRVPAEHERTAEQPDDADTDTVRRRGGIGAWARRLAGARPEAVRDRVPAQATGPGVPGAAAQRPAPDSWPDPASLLLTALGPGPRLWERGPGHREALVVRLGTADRNGPGDMGVVPAVPVTVSLREAGSLALAGPRERLAGLARSVVAQLTALHSPANLEIVLISTDRARPVEARRADWSWLGWLPHLRPAHGQDCRLLLSYDREQAAARTAELVRRLDDGPLGPGWASAGAGAVSEAARRYEGPYTVVIVDGDPGSAALRETTARLASAGAACGIHLLCLAETPPASPASPVEATYETACAASLAFRECGAAALLSGDVATTLRLLRTAGGRSAGRGTLAVVDAVSAAWAERFGRALAPLRADGSAGASTARQAAVLPPSARLLDELGLARATPASLLARWASAAEATVVLGAGPRGPVTVDLAAEGPHLLIEGPAGSGRTELLRAAAASLAAAARPDRLALILVDGAGGERGDGLRAVTELPHTSTHLVASDPVRMREFAQALGAELKRRSELVGRDDFTEWHRRHEADARGAGRRPDGAANERGDLESAGSGTLRLRTTAALAAAVPGPTPLPRLVVLVDDFDALVAPALGSPGRPAAGSVVRALEAVARDGERLGVHLIAASARPDRTADTELARDSRLRIVLDAPPAAPAPDVASPGRGRLGRPDRGVTPFQGGRVTGRIPRTGTLRPTVVPLEWERMGDPPTRRPVRELGNGPTDLALLASALDRAARSVDAAPVTSLTE, encoded by the coding sequence ATGCAGATCCGGCTGACAGTCCTCGCGCCGCGCAGCGGCCGATCCGCATCCGAGGCGCGCTCCTGCGACGTGCTCGTCACCGCCCCGGCCGGGGCGGCGCTGGCCACTGTCGCATCCGGCCTGGCCACGACGGTCGCCGGCCCGGACGGCCCCGGCTCGGGCAGCATCGTGCTGTACGCGGGCCGCCACCGTCTCGACCTGCAGCGCTGCGCGCTGGGCGAGCCGCCGCTGGTGGACGGCGCGGTGCTCTCGCTCCAGATCCCCGCAGGCGACGACGACCCGGGTGACGGGGCAGCGGCACAGCTCCAGGTGGTCGCCGGGCCCGACGCGGGCGGCGTCCACCTGCTGCACAGCGGGCAGATCCGGATCGGACGCTCGGGCGACGCCGATGTCCCGCTGGACGACCCCGACGTGTCGAGGCTGCACTGCGCGGTGACGGTCGCCGACGACGGCCGGGTCACCGTCGCGGACCTCGGGTCCACCAACGGCACCACCCTGGACGGCACCCACGTGGACGGCCGGCCGGTCCGGATGGCCCCCGGGGCCCTGCTCAGGGTGGGCGAGTCGGCGCTGCGGATCACCTCGGCGGCGGGCTCGGCGGACAGCGGCCCGGTGACCGCGGTGCCGGACGGCGAGGGCCATCTGCGGGTGACCCGCCCCGGTCACGGCGGAAGCGGCACGGACCCGGACACCCCGCCCGGCCGGAGCGGCCGCGAGCACGGCTCGGCCGCCGCAGGAGCGGATCACCCCGCCGGTGCCCCCGCGGAGCACAGCGGCCCGGGACGGGACGCCGGCGTTGGACGCATACCCACCCGAACCGGCCCGCAGAGCGGCGGTCACAGCTCCAGGCGGGTCAGCGCCCGCGGCGACGAGACGGCCCGCGACCCCTACAGCAATCTGTACGACGAAGCGGCCGCGGCCTACGCCCAGGATCCGGGTTTCGGCCCCCGCGGCCGCCAGGGCACCCCCGCACGCGGCACCCGGGTTCCCGCCGAGCACGAGCGGACCGCGGAGCAGCCCGACGACGCCGACACCGACACCGTTCGCAGGCGCGGCGGCATAGGGGCATGGGCCAGAAGGCTGGCCGGTGCCAGACCCGAAGCGGTACGCGACCGGGTGCCCGCCCAGGCCACCGGCCCCGGCGTCCCGGGCGCCGCAGCCCAGCGGCCCGCTCCCGACAGCTGGCCCGACCCGGCCTCGCTGCTGCTGACCGCTCTCGGCCCCGGCCCCCGGCTCTGGGAGCGGGGTCCGGGCCACCGCGAAGCGCTTGTCGTCCGGCTGGGCACCGCCGACCGGAACGGCCCCGGCGACATGGGCGTGGTTCCCGCGGTGCCGGTGACCGTTTCGCTGCGCGAGGCAGGCTCACTGGCGCTGGCCGGTCCCCGCGAGCGGCTGGCCGGCCTGGCCCGCTCGGTGGTCGCGCAGCTCACCGCGCTGCACTCTCCGGCGAATCTCGAGATCGTGCTGATCAGCACGGACCGGGCCCGCCCTGTGGAAGCCCGCAGGGCCGACTGGTCCTGGCTCGGCTGGCTGCCGCATCTGCGGCCCGCCCACGGGCAGGACTGCCGGCTGCTGCTCTCCTACGACCGGGAGCAGGCCGCAGCCCGTACGGCTGAGCTGGTGCGCCGGCTGGACGACGGCCCGCTCGGCCCGGGCTGGGCATCGGCCGGTGCCGGAGCGGTGTCCGAGGCCGCCCGGCGGTACGAGGGGCCGTACACCGTGGTGATCGTGGACGGCGATCCCGGATCGGCGGCCCTGCGCGAGACCACCGCGCGGCTGGCATCGGCGGGCGCCGCCTGCGGAATCCACCTGCTGTGTCTCGCCGAGACCCCGCCGGCCTCCCCCGCTTCGCCGGTGGAGGCGACCTATGAGACCGCCTGCGCTGCCTCACTCGCCTTCCGGGAGTGCGGGGCCGCCGCCCTGCTGAGCGGCGATGTCGCCACGACCCTGCGGCTGCTGCGCACGGCGGGCGGCCGGTCGGCCGGCCGGGGCACCCTCGCCGTGGTGGACGCCGTGTCGGCGGCCTGGGCCGAGAGGTTCGGCCGGGCCCTGGCGCCGTTGCGCGCGGACGGTTCGGCCGGCGCGTCCACCGCGCGGCAGGCCGCCGTCCTGCCCCCGTCGGCCCGGCTGCTCGACGAACTGGGACTCGCCCGCGCCACCCCGGCCTCCCTGCTGGCGCGCTGGGCTTCGGCCGCCGAAGCCACCGTGGTGCTCGGCGCGGGTCCGCGCGGCCCGGTCACCGTCGACCTGGCCGCCGAAGGCCCGCATCTGCTGATCGAGGGCCCAGCAGGCAGCGGCCGCACGGAGCTGCTGCGCGCCGCCGCCGCATCACTGGCCGCGGCGGCCCGCCCTGACCGGCTCGCACTCATCCTGGTCGACGGCGCGGGCGGCGAGCGTGGCGATGGCCTGCGTGCCGTGACGGAGCTGCCGCACACCTCGACCCATCTGGTGGCGTCCGACCCGGTAAGGATGCGGGAGTTCGCCCAGGCGCTGGGCGCCGAGCTCAAGCGCAGGTCCGAGCTGGTGGGCCGGGACGACTTCACCGAATGGCACCGGCGCCACGAGGCTGACGCGAGGGGCGCGGGCCGCCGGCCGGACGGCGCGGCCAACGAGCGCGGCGATCTCGAATCCGCCGGCAGCGGCACCCTGCGGCTGCGTACCACGGCGGCCCTGGCGGCCGCCGTGCCCGGCCCCACCCCGCTGCCCCGGCTCGTCGTGCTGGTGGACGACTTCGACGCGCTGGTAGCCCCCGCCCTGGGCAGCCCGGGGCGCCCGGCGGCAGGCTCCGTCGTCCGCGCCCTGGAGGCGGTGGCCAGGGACGGTGAGCGGCTCGGTGTGCATCTGATCGCCGCATCCGCCCGCCCCGACCGCACCGCGGACACCGAGCTGGCGCGGGACAGCCGGCTCCGGATCGTGCTTGACGCCCCGCCCGCCGCCCCCGCGCCGGACGTCGCTTCGCCCGGCCGCGGCCGCCTCGGACGCCCGGACCGCGGGGTGACACCGTTCCAGGGCGGCCGGGTCACCGGCCGTATCCCGCGCACCGGGACGCTGCGCCCCACCGTCGTACCGCTGGAGTGGGAGCGTATGGGCGATCCGCCCACCCGCCGTCCGGTGCGCGAACTCGGCAACGGACCCACGGACTTGGCATTGCTGGCCAGCGCACTCGACCGGGCCGCCAGGTCGGTGGACGCGGCACCGGTGACATCACTGACGGAATGA
- a CDS encoding serine/threonine-protein kinase, whose amino-acid sequence MRPVGSKYLLEEPLGRGATGTVWRASQRETAGAEAAVQGQPGETVAIKVLKEELASDPDVVMRFLRERSVLLRLTHPNIVRTRDLVVEGDLLALVMDLVDGPDLHRYLRENGPFTPVAAALLTAQVADALAASHADGVVHRDLKPANVLVMQDVNGQMHPMLTDFGIARLADSPGLTRTHEFVGTPAYVAPESAEGRPQTSAVDIYGAGILLYELVTGRPPFAGGTALEVLQRHLNEEPRRPTTVPEALWTVMERCLSKDPDRRPSAENLARGLRTVAEGIGVHSSAAQVAAALGVGALLAPDPAPAPVPGSPGAADPTQVLPSNAGGYDPNGRTSVLPSTGAADPTAVLPPVPSNQPGNQSPGMQPEQPHPWQSQLSAARDRNEQTQVQYLDPGQDPLRRRPQRQQGQQQGQYAPQQGQQQGQYAPQQGQQQGQYAQQQRQPQRQQRPQQRPQQQYAPPQQPQPAQREPRQPRQRGANPMKIPGLGCLKGCLFMVIILFVGSWLIWELTPLQHWIGTSKSFLGEIADGYHSVRDFVQNIGDAQN is encoded by the coding sequence GTGCGGCCCGTAGGCAGCAAGTACCTGCTCGAGGAGCCGCTCGGCCGCGGCGCCACGGGCACCGTCTGGCGAGCCAGCCAGCGGGAGACCGCCGGCGCCGAGGCGGCCGTGCAGGGCCAGCCGGGCGAGACCGTCGCGATCAAGGTCCTCAAGGAGGAGCTCGCGAGCGACCCGGACGTCGTGATGCGCTTTCTGCGCGAGCGTTCGGTCCTGCTCCGGCTCACCCACCCGAACATCGTGCGGACCCGTGACCTGGTCGTCGAGGGCGACCTGCTCGCCCTGGTGATGGACCTGGTCGACGGTCCCGACCTGCACCGCTACCTCCGCGAGAACGGTCCGTTCACCCCGGTGGCCGCCGCGCTGCTCACCGCGCAGGTCGCGGACGCGCTCGCCGCCAGTCACGCCGACGGCGTCGTGCACCGCGACCTGAAGCCGGCGAACGTCCTGGTCATGCAGGACGTGAACGGCCAGATGCACCCGATGCTGACCGACTTCGGCATCGCGCGGCTCGCCGATTCCCCGGGGCTGACCCGCACCCATGAATTCGTCGGCACCCCGGCCTATGTCGCACCGGAATCCGCCGAAGGCCGCCCGCAGACCTCCGCTGTCGACATCTACGGCGCCGGCATCCTGCTGTACGAGCTGGTCACCGGACGGCCCCCGTTCGCAGGCGGCACCGCGCTCGAGGTGCTGCAGCGCCATCTGAACGAGGAGCCCCGCCGGCCCACCACCGTCCCCGAGGCGCTGTGGACGGTCATGGAGCGCTGTCTCAGCAAGGACCCGGACCGCCGCCCGAGCGCCGAGAACCTGGCCCGAGGCCTGCGTACCGTTGCCGAGGGCATCGGTGTGCACTCCTCCGCTGCGCAGGTCGCCGCCGCGCTCGGGGTGGGCGCACTGCTCGCGCCCGACCCGGCGCCCGCTCCGGTCCCCGGATCCCCGGGCGCCGCCGACCCCACTCAGGTCCTGCCGAGCAATGCCGGGGGCTACGACCCCAACGGGCGCACCAGTGTGCTGCCCAGCACCGGCGCCGCCGACCCCACGGCCGTGCTGCCGCCGGTGCCGTCGAACCAGCCGGGAAACCAGTCCCCGGGCATGCAGCCGGAGCAGCCGCACCCCTGGCAGAGCCAGCTGAGTGCGGCCCGCGACCGCAATGAGCAGACCCAGGTGCAGTACCTGGACCCCGGACAGGACCCGCTGCGCCGCCGTCCGCAGCGGCAGCAGGGACAGCAGCAGGGTCAGTACGCGCCGCAGCAGGGACAGCAGCAGGGTCAGTACGCGCCGCAGCAGGGACAGCAGCAGGGCCAGTACGCCCAGCAGCAGCGTCAGCCCCAGCGGCAGCAGCGGCCCCAGCAGCGTCCGCAGCAGCAGTACGCGCCCCCGCAGCAGCCGCAGCCCGCTCAGCGCGAGCCCCGTCAGCCCAGGCAGCGCGGTGCGAACCCGATGAAGATCCCCGGCCTCGGCTGCCTCAAGGGATGCCTCTTCATGGTGATCATCCTCTTCGTGGGCTCCTGGCTGATCTGGGAACTGACCCCGCTCCAGCACTGGATCGGGACCTCCAAGAGCTTCCTCGGCGAGATCGCCGACGGCTACCACTCGGTGCGGGACTTCGTCCAGAACATCGGCGACGCACAGAACTGA